From one Brevundimonas sp. PAMC22021 genomic stretch:
- a CDS encoding hybrid sensor histidine kinase/response regulator, with protein MTVVGHAIRRSPSGAEVHIGLEATAAELTLHVSDSGVAPSPQDLGELFRPFGCANSADSPQGDGMNLALARGWAEAMGGRLEAAASGQGLDLALTLARAVRREAPMITAPNRPLPNATLLYVEDNPSNIALMRQVIAALGPLTLHVAETGPEGLTLARDLRPDVVILDINLPGMDGIELKARLDSDPLTRDIPVIALSASTLPDDLARAQASGFSTYLAKPLHVPALLQALQQALDHASSDGADDEMRPRDLACA; from the coding sequence ATCACCGTCGTCGGCCACGCCATCCGGCGCAGCCCGTCCGGCGCCGAGGTTCACATCGGTCTAGAGGCGACCGCGGCCGAGCTGACCCTTCATGTGTCCGACAGCGGCGTTGCGCCGAGCCCCCAGGACCTCGGCGAACTGTTCAGGCCGTTTGGCTGCGCGAACAGCGCCGACAGCCCGCAAGGCGACGGAATGAACCTTGCCCTCGCGCGGGGATGGGCGGAGGCGATGGGCGGGCGCCTTGAGGCCGCAGCCTCCGGCCAAGGTCTCGACCTCGCCCTTACCCTGGCCCGGGCTGTTCGTCGGGAAGCGCCGATGATCACGGCGCCGAACCGTCCATTGCCGAACGCGACCCTGCTGTATGTCGAAGACAACCCGTCCAACATCGCCCTGATGCGTCAGGTGATCGCGGCGCTGGGTCCGTTGACGCTGCATGTGGCCGAGACTGGGCCGGAGGGGCTGACCCTGGCGCGCGACCTGCGGCCGGACGTCGTGATCCTGGACATCAACCTGCCCGGGATGGACGGGATCGAGCTGAAGGCGCGGCTGGACAGCGATCCTCTGACCCGCGACATCCCGGTGATCGCTCTGTCGGCCAGCACCCTGCCGGACGATCTGGCGCGAGCACAGGCCTCCGGGTTCTCGACCTATCTGGCCAAGCCGCTGCATGTCCCGGCACTGTTGCAGGCGCTTCAGCAGGCCTTGGACCATGCGTCCAGCGACGGCGCAGACGACGAGATGCGGCCGCGCGATCTCGCCTGCGCTTGA
- a CDS encoding DUF4893 domain-containing protein — translation MAPTPALSGWRAQASAADRGRHDRLAEAWTRALEQSRRLPGSGDLTRLGELIAQDAARPGVSPPPGAYRCRTVKLGSQSDVEGEEAGLGYVVYGWFACRIEQSSDGLRFTKLTGSQRPSGRLFADDDQRMVMLGAMALGGETTTLPYGQSADRDVLAVLERIGERRWRLVTPWPQAESTLDLIELVPAT, via the coding sequence GTGGCGCCGACGCCCGCGTTGTCGGGTTGGCGGGCGCAGGCCAGCGCCGCCGACCGCGGCCGTCATGACCGACTGGCCGAGGCCTGGACCAGGGCGCTGGAGCAGTCCCGGCGCCTGCCCGGATCGGGCGACCTGACGCGCCTGGGCGAGTTGATCGCGCAGGATGCGGCGCGGCCTGGCGTCTCGCCTCCGCCGGGCGCCTATCGCTGCCGCACGGTCAAGCTGGGCTCGCAATCGGACGTCGAAGGCGAGGAAGCGGGGCTGGGATATGTCGTCTACGGCTGGTTCGCCTGCCGCATCGAACAGAGCTCCGATGGACTGCGCTTCACCAAGCTGACCGGATCGCAGCGCCCGTCGGGCCGCCTGTTCGCCGATGACGACCAGCGCATGGTCATGCTGGGCGCGATGGCTCTGGGCGGGGAGACAACGACGCTGCCCTACGGCCAATCTGCGGATCGGGACGTGCTGGCGGTGCTGGAGCGGATCGGCGAGCGCCGCTGGCGGCTTGTCACGCCCTGGCCGCAGGCGGAATCGACCCTGGACCTCATCGAACTGGTTCCGGCGACCTGA
- the hisS gene encoding histidine--tRNA ligase, producing the protein MSTDTPNNAAARPLARNPRGFGDKRGPDLLAERRIVAEVSRVYQRWGFEALETPAFEYADALGKFLPDSDRPNEGVFALQDDAGSDTPGDWMALRYDHTAPLARFAAQNWETLPKPFRRYAYGPVWRNEKPGPGRFREFWQCDADTVGSDRPEADAEIIAMAGEGLRAAGLADGQAVIRVSNRKLFDGLFDAGGVTDPAQRLTALRAVDKFDRLGWEGVAALLGEGRLDESGDYTKGARLPASVADAIGAFLASATDAPGTRAETLHAVANSGAALGAAGEAALSELSAIDQALAAMRVDESVVRFDPTIVRGLEYYTGAVFEAELLLETLDDKRRPVRFGSIGGGGRYDDLVARFTGQNLPATGFSFGVSRLAAALRAAGHGAAGAMRGPVVVIAFSDADMPHYLSAVAELRQAGISAELYLGRAGMKAQMKYADRRGAPAAVMLGGDEIAQGLVTIKDLDAGRAAAQGIADNEAWKAERPGQRTIPRDQLAAVLQSILEQASINKPAF; encoded by the coding sequence ATGAGCACCGACACCCCCAACAACGCCGCCGCCCGCCCTCTCGCCCGCAATCCTCGCGGCTTCGGAGACAAGCGCGGACCGGACCTGCTGGCCGAACGCCGCATCGTGGCCGAGGTGTCGCGCGTCTACCAACGCTGGGGTTTCGAGGCGCTGGAAACGCCGGCGTTCGAATACGCCGACGCCCTGGGCAAGTTCCTGCCGGATTCCGATCGGCCCAACGAGGGCGTGTTCGCGCTTCAGGACGACGCGGGATCGGACACGCCCGGCGACTGGATGGCGCTGCGCTACGACCACACCGCCCCCCTGGCCCGGTTCGCGGCCCAGAACTGGGAGACCCTGCCCAAGCCGTTCCGGCGCTATGCCTATGGCCCGGTGTGGCGCAATGAAAAGCCCGGGCCGGGCCGCTTCCGCGAGTTCTGGCAGTGCGACGCCGACACCGTCGGATCGGACCGCCCTGAAGCGGACGCCGAGATCATCGCCATGGCGGGCGAGGGGTTGAGGGCGGCGGGCCTGGCCGATGGCCAGGCGGTGATCCGCGTCTCGAACCGAAAGCTGTTCGACGGCCTGTTCGACGCCGGCGGCGTCACCGATCCGGCCCAGCGCCTGACCGCGCTTCGGGCCGTGGACAAGTTCGACCGCCTGGGCTGGGAGGGCGTCGCGGCCCTGCTGGGCGAGGGGCGGCTGGACGAATCCGGCGACTACACCAAGGGCGCGCGCCTGCCCGCCTCCGTGGCCGATGCGATCGGGGCCTTTCTGGCCTCGGCGACCGACGCCCCCGGGACACGCGCCGAGACGTTGCACGCGGTGGCCAACAGCGGCGCGGCCCTGGGTGCGGCGGGCGAGGCGGCGCTGAGCGAGCTGTCGGCCATCGATCAGGCTTTGGCGGCCATGCGGGTGGACGAGTCGGTTGTCCGCTTCGACCCCACAATCGTGCGGGGGCTGGAGTACTACACCGGCGCGGTGTTCGAGGCCGAGCTGCTGCTGGAGACTCTGGACGACAAGAGGCGGCCGGTGCGGTTCGGCTCCATCGGCGGCGGCGGCCGTTACGACGATCTGGTCGCGCGTTTCACCGGTCAGAACCTGCCCGCGACGGGCTTCTCGTTCGGCGTGTCGCGTCTCGCCGCCGCCTTGCGCGCCGCAGGACATGGCGCGGCTGGCGCCATGCGAGGCCCGGTGGTGGTGATCGCCTTCTCCGACGCCGACATGCCGCATTATCTGTCAGCCGTCGCCGAACTGCGTCAGGCCGGCATTTCGGCCGAACTCTATCTCGGGCGGGCCGGCATGAAGGCGCAGATGAAATACGCCGACCGACGGGGCGCGCCAGCCGCCGTGATGCTGGGCGGCGACGAGATCGCCCAGGGTCTGGTCACCATCAAGGACCTCGACGCCGGCCGCGCGGCTGCCCAAGGCATTGCCGACAATGAGGCGTGGAAGGCGGAACGTCCCGGCCAGCGCACGATCCCACGTGACCAGCTGGCCGCCGTTCTCCAGTCCATTCTCGAACAGGCTTCGATAAACAAACCCGCTTTTTGA
- a CDS encoding response regulator, producing the protein MSLLARLAPHLPYVRRYARALTGDQATGDNYVRVALEALAAGEQQLPPEMTPRVALYHVFHAIWSSTGARLEDESGLDGGDDASRRLMRISPRSRQAFLLTALEGFTPSEAAQILSADPRDVERLISDAQSDIDAELATDVLIIEDEAIISADIESLVRELGHRVTGTATTHDEAVDAVSRHRPGLVLADIQLADGSSGIDAVKDILKSIDVPVIFITAFPERLLTGERPEPTFLITKPFQPETVKAAISQALFFHPSRQKEAA; encoded by the coding sequence ATGAGTCTCTTGGCCAGGCTGGCGCCGCACCTTCCGTATGTTCGTCGTTATGCGCGGGCCCTGACCGGCGATCAGGCGACGGGCGACAACTATGTCCGCGTCGCGCTGGAAGCTCTGGCCGCCGGCGAGCAACAGCTGCCGCCCGAGATGACGCCTCGCGTCGCGCTTTATCATGTGTTCCACGCCATCTGGTCCTCGACCGGCGCGCGGCTGGAGGACGAAAGCGGCCTGGACGGCGGCGACGACGCCTCGCGCCGGCTGATGCGCATCTCGCCGCGCTCGCGCCAGGCCTTTCTGCTGACGGCGCTGGAAGGGTTCACCCCTTCGGAAGCGGCGCAGATCCTCTCGGCCGATCCGCGCGATGTTGAGCGGCTGATTTCCGACGCTCAGTCCGACATCGACGCCGAACTGGCCACGGACGTGCTGATCATCGAGGACGAGGCCATCATCTCGGCCGACATCGAAAGCCTGGTGCGTGAGCTCGGCCACCGGGTCACCGGCACGGCCACGACCCACGACGAGGCGGTCGATGCGGTGTCGCGCCATCGTCCCGGGCTGGTGCTGGCCGACATCCAGCTGGCGGACGGATCGTCCGGCATCGACGCGGTCAAGGACATCCTGAAGAGCATCGACGTGCCGGTGATCTTCATCACCGCCTTCCCGGAACGCCTGCTGACCGGCGAGCGTCCCGAGCCGACCTTCCTGATCACCAAGCCCTTCCAGCCGGAGACGGTGAAGGCGGCGATCAGCCAGGCGCTGTTCTTCCACCCTTCGCGTCAGAAGGAAGCCGCCTGA
- a CDS encoding NepR family anti-sigma factor: MTDSSHASRRDSGASNEEAGLEEARLRQQAIGVKLRHMFDQVVNEPVPDEFLDILRRADARSSEGDRS; the protein is encoded by the coding sequence ATGACTGATTCTTCCCACGCCTCGCGGCGAGACTCTGGCGCGTCCAATGAGGAAGCCGGGCTCGAAGAGGCGCGTCTGCGCCAGCAAGCCATCGGCGTAAAGTTGCGGCACATGTTCGACCAGGTGGTCAACGAGCCGGTTCCCGACGAATTCCTGGACATCCTGCGCCGCGCCGACGCTCGTTCGTCGGAAGGCGATCGCTCATGA
- a CDS encoding sigma-70 family RNA polymerase sigma factor codes for MSTARLGAAPKPPSADDAAFKIELVTLIPHLRAFARTLTGDPTAADDLAQDAMMKAWDARASYQMGTNMKAWTFMILRNQFYSEKRRSWRQSQLDQEAAERTLVAVDDPEAPVALDELRQALKTLPEEQREALILVGAGGFAYEEAAEICGCAVGTVKSRVSRARRALQATLEKGGYGRDGKAAGDAMRSILADADRLSGARN; via the coding sequence ATGAGCACTGCACGCCTGGGCGCCGCGCCCAAGCCGCCGTCCGCCGACGACGCGGCCTTCAAGATCGAACTGGTCACCCTGATCCCGCATCTGCGCGCCTTTGCCCGCACGCTGACCGGTGATCCGACCGCGGCCGACGATCTGGCGCAAGACGCCATGATGAAGGCGTGGGACGCCCGCGCCTCGTATCAGATGGGCACCAACATGAAGGCCTGGACCTTCATGATCCTGCGCAACCAGTTCTATTCGGAAAAGCGCCGCTCCTGGCGCCAGTCGCAACTGGATCAGGAAGCCGCCGAGCGCACCCTGGTGGCCGTGGACGACCCCGAGGCGCCGGTCGCCTTGGACGAACTGCGCCAGGCGCTGAAGACCCTGCCCGAAGAGCAGCGCGAAGCCCTGATCCTCGTCGGAGCCGGCGGCTTCGCCTACGAAGAGGCGGCCGAGATCTGCGGCTGCGCCGTCGGCACGGTGAAGAGCCGCGTCAGCCGCGCGCGCCGCGCGCTTCAGGCCACCCTGGAGAAGGGCGGATACGGTCGCGACGGCAAGGCCGCCGGCGACGCCATGCGCTCGATTCTGGCCGACGCCGACCGTCTGAGCGGCGCCCGGAACTGA
- a CDS encoding sensor histidine kinase has product MRRLAAVGRSFGRGSPRFQGIRFRLGVSMALALLPIFILSIIQTQDHFRAQAEERRQDLALAVGRSAAETKSRLDSAQVLLRAMSPDVDDPDCRTRMAALVDRLEGYEGLYRLTPDGRMVCDSSSPAPPVADPAAADPLSMETPAISGRSSAGEAWFQRLRQGDELVVMRAPPSVSDGRPSLIVAIRAERPMGGFDGAMAAVIPLQTLQPDIDDPSLPEDSQAALTDAAGQLLVATDPDTFRLSGDQALSGWVARANEGASVFQGKDAHGERRYYAGSVLAGGDIYALLSAPAPGLLSWARLNPIGTLLLPLGAWLTAFAAVMLLSERIFIRWLDYLERIAAIYAKGRFSVRPLQATNAPSEIRTMARTLDEMAEAIVARDRSLTESLMEKDALMREIHHRVKNNLQIISSLLSMQQRALTDAPAKAALGDTRQRISALALIYRTLYQSEDIRHADAREFLTELVGQLVASEASRGPVVVSRIDADSLVVDPDKLAPLALWLVEAVTNAQKHAFAGRGGRLDVRFRVNGDTSVLEVEDDGPGASAAGAQSGVGRTLMGAFAKQLRGEFELVAAPSGGAIARMTFATPEALTPVDPTDQPVRPFGTVARPSR; this is encoded by the coding sequence ATGAGGCGCCTGGCGGCCGTGGGCCGAAGTTTCGGTCGCGGCTCGCCCCGTTTTCAGGGCATCCGGTTCCGGCTGGGCGTGTCCATGGCGCTGGCCCTGCTGCCGATCTTCATCCTCAGCATCATCCAGACCCAGGATCACTTCCGCGCCCAGGCGGAAGAGCGGCGCCAGGATCTGGCGCTCGCGGTCGGTCGAAGCGCGGCGGAGACCAAGAGCCGCCTGGACAGCGCGCAGGTGCTGCTCAGGGCCATGAGCCCCGACGTTGACGATCCCGACTGCCGCACCCGAATGGCCGCGCTTGTCGACAGGCTCGAGGGCTATGAGGGGCTCTATCGCCTGACGCCCGACGGCCGGATGGTCTGCGACTCCTCGTCGCCGGCGCCGCCTGTCGCCGATCCCGCCGCCGCCGATCCGCTTTCGATGGAGACGCCCGCCATCAGCGGCCGCAGCAGCGCGGGCGAAGCCTGGTTCCAGCGGTTGCGGCAGGGCGACGAGCTGGTGGTGATGCGCGCGCCGCCCAGCGTCTCTGACGGCCGGCCTTCCCTGATCGTCGCCATTCGCGCGGAGCGGCCCATGGGCGGCTTCGACGGGGCGATGGCTGCGGTCATTCCTCTGCAGACACTGCAGCCGGACATCGACGATCCGTCCCTGCCTGAGGATTCCCAGGCCGCCCTGACCGATGCGGCCGGACAGCTGCTGGTGGCCACCGACCCCGACACCTTTCGTCTTTCGGGAGATCAGGCGCTGAGCGGATGGGTCGCGCGCGCCAACGAGGGCGCGTCGGTATTCCAGGGCAAGGACGCGCATGGAGAGCGGCGCTACTACGCCGGCTCCGTCCTGGCCGGCGGCGATATCTACGCGCTGTTGTCGGCGCCGGCGCCCGGCCTTCTGTCCTGGGCGCGCCTGAACCCGATCGGCACGCTGCTGCTGCCGCTGGGGGCTTGGCTGACGGCGTTCGCGGCGGTGATGCTGCTGTCGGAGCGCATCTTTATCCGCTGGCTCGACTATCTGGAGCGGATCGCCGCCATCTACGCCAAGGGTCGGTTCTCTGTGCGCCCTCTGCAGGCGACGAACGCCCCCTCGGAAATCCGCACCATGGCGCGGACCCTGGACGAAATGGCCGAAGCCATTGTCGCGCGCGACCGTTCACTGACGGAAAGCCTGATGGAAAAGGACGCGCTGATGCGCGAAATCCATCACCGAGTGAAGAACAACCTCCAGATCATCTCTTCGCTGCTGTCGATGCAGCAGAGGGCCCTGACGGATGCGCCGGCCAAGGCGGCGCTCGGCGACACGCGTCAGCGCATCTCCGCCTTGGCCCTGATTTATCGCACGCTTTATCAAAGTGAAGACATCCGCCACGCCGATGCGCGCGAGTTCCTGACCGAGCTGGTGGGTCAGCTGGTCGCCAGCGAAGCGTCGCGCGGGCCTGTGGTGGTCTCCAGGATCGACGCCGACTCCCTGGTGGTCGATCCGGACAAACTGGCGCCCCTGGCCCTGTGGCTGGTCGAGGCGGTCACCAATGCGCAGAAGCACGCCTTTGCCGGTCGCGGCGGGCGGCTGGACGTGCGCTTCCGCGTCAATGGCGACACGAGCGTTCTGGAGGTCGAGGATGACGGCCCGGGCGCCTCGGCCGCCGGCGCCCAGTCCGGCGTGGGCCGCACCCTGATGGGCGCCTTCGCCAAGCAGCTGCGCGGAGAGTTCGAACTGGTCGCCGCGCCGTCGGGCGGGGCCATCGCACGGATGACCTTCGCCACGCCCGAAGCCCTGACCCCGGTGGATCCGACCGACCAGCCCGTTCGGCCGTTCGGAACCGTCGCCCGGCCGTCGCGTTGA
- a CDS encoding entericidin A/B family lipoprotein has product MRKLFVLVAAAAALTTAACNTISGVGRDTQAAGQAVTDCAQGQTC; this is encoded by the coding sequence ATGCGCAAGCTGTTCGTTCTCGTCGCCGCGGCCGCCGCCCTGACGACCGCCGCCTGCAACACCATTTCCGGCGTGGGCCGCGACACCCAGGCGGCCGGTCAGGCCGTCACCGACTGCGCCCAGGGCCAGACCTGCTGA
- a CDS encoding NAD-dependent succinate-semialdehyde dehydrogenase, whose amino-acid sequence MTQDPRQAGLALLREHALIGKTPSRGSGESIAVDDPATGEIIGHVPRLGASETEQAIQAAHDAFPAWSQGDSHARGRFLRDWAGLIDDNTDGLAALMSIENGKPFEEAKGEVAYANGFIKWFAGEAERLVGETHDTPLGHLILTFREAVGPCALITPWNFPAAMLTRKLGPAFAAGCTAVVKPASQTPFTAIALAELAYQAGLPEGVLSVVTGDAATIGGALTASPLIRKLSFTGSTPVGRMLAEQCAPTLKRVSMELGGAAPLIVFADADLDLAVRETIKGKFRNSGQTCVCPNRVYVERSVAREFAQLLAAEVAKLPVGGGFDEGVKVGPLIEDKALDKVEKHVAAVLADGGEVLTGGSRHQRGGRFFQPTVTLGGDDALFREEETFGPLVPVFPFDSEEEVLGKANASDLGLASYLFTRDLDRAMRLGRRIEAGMCGINTGIISTAVAPFGGVKQSGYGREGSHHGVDEYVNVKAVTLALR is encoded by the coding sequence ATGACCCAAGATCCTCGCCAGGCCGGCCTCGCTCTGCTGCGCGAACATGCCTTGATCGGCAAAACACCATCGCGTGGATCCGGCGAGAGTATCGCGGTCGATGATCCGGCTACCGGCGAGATCATCGGCCATGTTCCCAGGCTGGGCGCTTCCGAAACCGAACAGGCGATCCAGGCCGCCCATGATGCGTTTCCCGCATGGTCCCAAGGCGATTCCCATGCGCGTGGTCGGTTCCTGCGCGACTGGGCCGGGCTGATCGACGACAACACCGACGGCCTCGCCGCCCTGATGTCGATAGAGAACGGCAAGCCGTTCGAGGAGGCCAAGGGCGAGGTCGCCTACGCCAACGGCTTCATCAAATGGTTCGCCGGCGAGGCCGAACGCCTGGTCGGCGAAACGCACGACACCCCGCTCGGCCACCTGATCCTGACCTTCCGCGAGGCGGTGGGGCCCTGCGCCCTGATCACGCCGTGGAACTTCCCCGCCGCCATGCTGACGCGCAAGCTGGGGCCGGCCTTCGCGGCCGGCTGCACAGCCGTGGTCAAACCGGCGAGCCAGACGCCCTTCACCGCCATCGCCTTGGCGGAGCTGGCCTACCAGGCCGGGCTGCCGGAGGGCGTGCTCAGCGTCGTCACCGGAGACGCGGCCACGATCGGCGGCGCCCTGACCGCTTCGCCCCTGATCCGAAAGCTGTCGTTCACCGGCTCGACGCCCGTGGGTCGGATGCTGGCCGAGCAGTGCGCGCCGACGCTGAAGCGCGTGTCGATGGAACTTGGGGGCGCTGCGCCGCTCATCGTCTTCGCCGACGCCGACCTGGACCTCGCTGTCCGTGAGACCATCAAGGGCAAGTTCCGCAACTCGGGCCAGACCTGCGTCTGTCCCAACCGCGTCTATGTCGAGCGATCGGTGGCGCGCGAGTTCGCGCAACTTCTGGCGGCCGAGGTCGCCAAACTGCCGGTCGGCGGCGGCTTCGACGAGGGCGTCAAGGTCGGGCCCTTGATCGAGGACAAGGCGCTGGACAAGGTCGAGAAGCACGTGGCTGCGGTCCTCGCGGACGGCGGCGAAGTTCTGACCGGAGGGTCCCGTCACCAGCGCGGCGGACGCTTCTTCCAGCCCACGGTGACGCTCGGCGGCGACGATGCCTTGTTCCGCGAGGAAGAGACCTTCGGTCCGCTGGTGCCCGTTTTTCCCTTCGACAGCGAGGAAGAGGTGCTGGGCAAGGCCAACGCCAGCGATCTAGGTCTCGCCTCCTATCTGTTCACGCGCGATCTGGACCGGGCCATGCGGCTGGGCCGACGGATCGAAGCGGGCATGTGCGGGATCAACACCGGCATCATCTCCACCGCGGTCGCGCCGTTCGGCGGCGTCAAACAGTCCGGCTACGGCCGGGAAGGTTCGCACCACGGCGTCGACGAATATGTGAACGTCAAGGCCGTCACCCTGGCCCTTCGCTAG
- a CDS encoding cupin domain-containing protein: MAVFNKDIIKLTTDNKHFQKEVYYDEQCQIVMMSIEPGDDIGEETHDADQTTFFVAGEGQVVVDGSRSKVTPNHIVVIPKGALHNIINKGEEPLKLFTVYSPPAEEEGVSHKTKAEAEAAEED, from the coding sequence ATGGCCGTCTTCAACAAAGACATCATCAAGCTGACCACCGACAACAAGCACTTCCAGAAGGAGGTGTACTACGACGAGCAGTGCCAGATCGTGATGATGAGCATCGAGCCCGGCGACGACATCGGCGAAGAAACGCACGACGCCGACCAGACCACCTTTTTCGTGGCCGGCGAGGGTCAGGTCGTGGTCGACGGCTCGCGGTCCAAGGTCACGCCAAACCACATCGTGGTCATCCCCAAGGGCGCCCTGCACAACATCATCAACAAGGGCGAGGAGCCGCTGAAGCTGTTCACCGTCTATTCGCCGCCCGCCGAAGAAGAAGGCGTGTCGCACAAGACCAAGGCAGAGGCGGAAGCGGCCGAAGAGGACTGA
- the obgE gene encoding GTPase ObgE: MKFLDQAKIYIRSGSGGAGSVSFRREKFIPNGGPDGGDGGRGGDVWIEAVEGLNTLIDYRYQQHFKAQTGNHGQGRQMHGAKGDDVVLKVPVGTQVLDEDKETVLLDMDVAGRSELLLKGGNGGWGNTRFKGPVNQAPRHANPGQDGQERWIWLRLKLIADIGLAGLPNAGKSTFLAAASAARPKVADYPFTTLTPNLGMVDLSPTERFVIADIPGLIEGASDGAGLGTRFLGHVERSASLIHLIDGTQDDVAEAYRIIRGELEAYGEGLADKAEILALNKIDALTPEMREEKAAELEAVAGRRPMLVSGVSGEGVPELLRAAWAEVRKTRGEVVDPEAEIAQTTVWTP; encoded by the coding sequence ATGAAGTTCCTTGATCAGGCCAAGATCTATATCCGCTCTGGCTCGGGCGGCGCGGGCTCCGTGTCGTTCCGGCGCGAAAAGTTCATCCCCAATGGCGGCCCCGACGGCGGCGACGGCGGTCGGGGCGGCGATGTCTGGATCGAGGCGGTGGAGGGGCTGAACACCCTGATCGACTACCGCTACCAGCAGCATTTCAAGGCCCAGACCGGCAACCACGGCCAGGGTCGCCAGATGCACGGCGCCAAGGGCGACGACGTGGTGCTGAAGGTGCCGGTCGGCACCCAGGTGCTGGACGAGGACAAGGAGACGGTGCTGCTGGACATGGATGTCGCGGGCCGGTCCGAACTGCTGCTGAAGGGAGGCAACGGCGGCTGGGGCAACACCCGCTTCAAGGGCCCGGTCAATCAGGCGCCGCGCCACGCCAATCCCGGCCAGGACGGCCAGGAACGGTGGATCTGGCTTCGGCTGAAGCTGATCGCAGATATCGGCCTGGCGGGCCTGCCGAACGCCGGAAAATCGACCTTCCTGGCGGCCGCCAGCGCAGCGCGGCCCAAGGTCGCCGATTATCCCTTCACCACGCTCACGCCCAACCTCGGCATGGTCGATCTGTCGCCGACCGAGCGGTTCGTCATCGCCGACATCCCCGGCCTGATCGAAGGGGCCTCGGACGGCGCCGGCTTGGGCACGCGGTTCCTGGGTCACGTGGAGCGTTCGGCCTCGCTGATCCACCTGATCGACGGCACGCAGGACGATGTGGCCGAGGCCTATCGCATCATCCGGGGCGAGCTGGAGGCCTATGGCGAGGGCCTGGCCGACAAGGCCGAGATCCTGGCGCTGAACAAGATCGACGCCCTGACGCCCGAGATGCGCGAGGAAAAGGCCGCGGAACTCGAAGCGGTGGCGGGTCGCCGGCCCATGCTGGTGTCCGGCGTCTCGGGCGAGGGCGTGCCGGAACTGCTGCGCGCGGCCTGGGCCGAGGTCAGGAAGACGCGCGGCGAAGTCGTCGATCCGGAAGCGGAGATCGCTCAGACCACCGTCTGGACGCCCTGA
- a CDS encoding aminotransferase class V-fold PLP-dependent enzyme yields the protein MTFKPLFSRALSLAPDRLHFAAHSHHLWPDASFEAQQQAWIDANAHADRKWDLVFGQVIPEAQGHVARELNLPSPDSVVFSSNTHDFLLRIFSGFERRPVRILSTDGEFHSFRRQADRWIETGEAVVTRVPLEPFGTFSERFLAAAEQGAYDWIVASHVFFRTGQVFDRFEALAELARPEGPWVLIDGYHGFMATPTDLSRVADRVFYTAGGYKYAMAGEGACFLHAPDGFCPRPAITGWFAEFGDLSGPPGGVQYRSDGGRFWGATFDCSALYRFNAARRMLAERGLDTAAVADHARTLMRLFQDAAADGQAGPLSQAALLNPLDGEGARARFLALRHPEAARWREALLARDIVTDVRDDVIRFGFGLYQDADDVERLIAACAQL from the coding sequence ATGACGTTCAAGCCCCTGTTCTCTCGCGCCCTGTCGCTTGCGCCGGACCGGCTGCATTTCGCCGCGCACAGCCATCATCTGTGGCCCGATGCGAGCTTCGAGGCGCAGCAGCAGGCGTGGATCGACGCGAACGCCCATGCGGATCGCAAGTGGGACCTGGTGTTCGGACAGGTGATCCCGGAGGCTCAGGGGCATGTCGCGCGCGAGCTGAACCTGCCTTCGCCGGACAGCGTGGTGTTCTCGTCCAACACCCACGATTTTCTGCTGCGCATCTTCTCCGGGTTCGAGCGCCGGCCGGTCCGTATCCTGTCCACGGACGGCGAGTTTCACTCGTTCCGCCGCCAGGCGGATCGCTGGATCGAAACGGGCGAGGCGGTGGTCACGCGCGTGCCGCTGGAGCCGTTCGGCACTTTCAGCGAGCGGTTCCTCGCAGCGGCCGAACAGGGCGCCTACGACTGGATCGTGGCGAGCCACGTCTTTTTCCGCACCGGTCAGGTGTTCGATCGGTTCGAGGCGCTGGCGGAGCTGGCGCGGCCGGAAGGGCCCTGGGTGTTGATCGACGGCTACCACGGCTTCATGGCGACGCCGACCGACCTGTCGCGCGTGGCGGATCGGGTGTTCTACACCGCAGGCGGATACAAATACGCCATGGCGGGAGAGGGGGCCTGCTTCCTGCATGCGCCGGACGGCTTCTGCCCGCGTCCGGCGATCACCGGCTGGTTCGCGGAGTTCGGCGACCTGTCGGGGCCGCCAGGCGGGGTCCAGTACCGCAGCGACGGCGGTCGCTTCTGGGGCGCGACGTTTGATTGTTCGGCGCTGTATCGCTTCAACGCAGCGCGCAGGATGCTGGCGGAACGAGGGCTGGATACGGCTGCGGTCGCGGACCACGCCCGCACCCTGATGCGTTTGTTCCAGGACGCGGCGGCGGACGGCCAAGCCGGTCCCTTGTCGCAGGCGGCCCTGCTCAATCCGCTCGATGGGGAGGGCGCGCGCGCGCGCTTCCTGGCGCTGCGCCATCCGGAGGCGGCGCGCTGGCGCGAGGCGCTCTTGGCCCGCGACATCGTCACCGACGTGCGCGACGATGTGATCCGCTTCGGCTTCGGCCTTTATCAAGACGCGGATGACGTCGAGCGCCTGATCGCCGCCTGCGCCCAGCTTTGA